From Caldibacillus debilis DSM 16016, a single genomic window includes:
- the mtrB gene encoding trp RNA-binding attenuation protein MtrB — MTRMEGWPLGKNIQMDYIVIKALEDGVNVIGLTRGADTRFHHSEKLDKGEVMIAQFTEHTSAMKIRGKSEILTPFGTVMSESK; from the coding sequence ATGACGCGGATGGAGGGATGGCCATTGGGAAAAAATATTCAAATGGACTATATCGTCATTAAGGCCTTGGAGGACGGGGTCAACGTCATCGGCCTCACCCGGGGCGCGGACACGAGGTTTCACCATTCGGAGAAATTGGACAAAGGCGAGGTCATGATCGCCCAATTCACCGAACATACGTCGGCGATGAAGATCCGCGGAAAATCCGAAATCTTGACCCCCTTCGGCACGGTGATGAGCGAAAGCAAATGA
- a CDS encoding HU family DNA-binding protein yields the protein MNKTELVNAVAEAAQLSKKDATKAVDAVFDTILNALKEGEKVQLIGFGNFEVRERAARKGRNPQTGEEIEIAASKVPAFKPGKALKEAVK from the coding sequence ATGAACAAGACCGAACTGGTAAATGCTGTGGCAGAAGCTGCCCAACTTTCCAAAAAGGACGCAACGAAAGCAGTGGATGCTGTTTTTGATACAATCCTTAACGCGTTGAAAGAAGGAGAAAAAGTTCAATTAATCGGTTTTGGCAATTTCGAAGTTCGCGAGCGCGCAGCCCGCAAAGGCCGCAACCCGCAAACCGGCGAAGAAATCGAAATCGCCGCGAGCAAAGTTCCGGCTTTCAAACCGGGGAAAGCGCTGAAAGAGGCTGTTAAATAA
- the folE gene encoding GTP cyclohydrolase I FolE, producing the protein MKDIKINQIEHAVRLILEAVGEDVEREGLLDTPRRVAKMYGELFSGLHEDPGKYFETIFHENHDGLVLVKDISFYSMCEHHLLPFFGRAHVAYIPEGGRVVGLSKLARAVETVARRPQLQERMTRIVADTIMEKLNPLGVAVVVEAEHMCMTMRGIKKPGSITVTTAVRGIFAEDKEAKNEVLARILK; encoded by the coding sequence ATGAAAGACATAAAAATAAATCAGATCGAACATGCCGTCCGGCTCATTTTGGAAGCAGTGGGGGAAGATGTGGAGAGGGAAGGTTTGCTTGACACCCCGAGAAGAGTGGCGAAGATGTACGGGGAATTGTTCAGCGGATTGCATGAAGATCCGGGAAAATATTTCGAGACGATCTTTCATGAAAACCATGACGGATTGGTTCTCGTTAAAGATATTTCCTTTTATTCCATGTGCGAGCACCATCTGCTCCCCTTTTTCGGCCGTGCCCACGTGGCCTACATCCCTGAAGGCGGAAGGGTCGTCGGGTTGAGCAAGCTGGCGAGGGCGGTGGAAACCGTCGCCCGCCGGCCGCAGCTCCAGGAACGGATGACGCGGATCGTGGCCGATACGATCATGGAGAAGCTCAATCCCCTCGGGGTAGCCGTGGTGGTCGAAGCGGAGCACATGTGCATGACGATGCGGGGGATCAAAAAACCGGGTTCCATTACCGTAACGACAGCGGTGCGGGGCATCTTTGCCGAAGATAAGGAGGCCAAAAACGAAGTGCTGGCCCGAATCTTGAAATGA